From Camelina sativa cultivar DH55 chromosome 20, Cs, whole genome shotgun sequence, the proteins below share one genomic window:
- the LOC104771823 gene encoding CBL-interacting serine/threonine-protein kinase 19-like: protein MADLLRKVKSMKKKQDQSSQQAMILGKYEMGRLLGHGTFAKVYLARNAQTGESVAIKVIDKEKVLKSGLIAHIKREISILRRVRHPNIVQLFEVMATKSKIYFVMEYVRGGELFNKVAKGRLKEDIARKYFQQLISAVSFCHFRGVYHRDLKPENLLLDENGNLKVSDFGLSAVSDQIRQDGLFHTFCGTPAYVAPEVLARKGYDGAKVDIWSCGVILFVLMAGFLPFHDRNVMAMYKKIYRGDFRCPKWFPVEINRLLIRMLETKPDRRFTMPEIMETSWFKKGFKHIKFYVEDDHKLCNVDDDDDIESIESVSGRSSTVSEPEDLESFDGRRRGVSMPRPASLNAFDIISFSPGFDLSGLFEDDGEGSRFVSGAPVATIISKLEEIAKIVSFTVRKKDCKVSLEGSREGSTKGPLSIAAEIFELTPALVVVEVKKKGGDKMEYDEFCNKELKPKLQNLSSENGELVSCSRSLPDFLLSDTE from the coding sequence CCTAGGCAAATACGAAATGGGTAGGCTTCTTGGCCATGGAACCTTCGCTAAAGTTTATCTCGCAAGAAACGCTCAAACTGGAGAAAGCGTAGCGATCAAGGTAATCGACAAAGAGAAAGTTCTCAAATCCGGTTTAATCGCTCACATCAAACGCGAGATCTCGATCTTGCGCCGTGTTCGTCATCCAAACATCGTTCAGTTATTCGAAGTCATGGCGACCAAATCCAAGATCTATTTCGTAATGGAGTACGTCAGAGGAGGTGAATTGTTCAACAAGGTAGCTAAAGGTAGGTTAAAAGAAGATATCGCACGTAAATATTTCCAGCAGTTGATCTCAGCCGTGTCGTTTTGTCACTTCCGTGGTGTTTATCATCGAGATTTGAAACCGGAGAATCTTCTTTTAGACGAAAACGGAAACCTAAAAGTCTCTGATTTTGGTCTTAGTGCTGTTTCTGACCAGATTCGTCAAGACGGGCTTTTTCATACGTTTTGTGGTACGCCTGCTTACGTGGCGCCGGAGGTTCTTGCTCGGAAAGGCTACGACGGAGCTAAGGTTGATATTTGGTCTTGTGGAGTGATCTTGTTTGTGTTGATGGCCGGGTTTCTCCCTTTTCATGATCGGAATGTTATGGCTATGTATAAGAAGATTTATAGAGGAGACTTTAGGTGTCCTAAATGGTTTCCGGTTGAGATTAACCGGTTGTTGATTAGGATGTTGGAGACTAAACCGGATAGACGGTTTACAATGCCGGAGATTATGGAGACTAGTTGGTTCAAGAAAGGGTTTAAGCATATTAAGTTTTATGTTGAAGATGATCATAAGCTTTgtaatgttgatgatgatgatgatattgaaTCGATTGAATCGGTTTCGGGGAGGTCTTCTACGGTTTCTGAACCGGAAGACTTGGAGTCTTTTGATGGGAGGAGGAGAGGGGTTTCAATGCCTAGACCGGCTAGTTTGAATGCTTTTGATATCATTTCGTTTTCGCCAGGTTTTGATCTTTCCGGTTTgtttgaagatgatggtgaaggcTCTAGGTTTGTCTCTGGAGCTCCTGTGGCTACGATCATATCAAAGTTGGAGGAAATTGCCAAGATTGTGAGTTTTACGGTGCGAAAGAAGGATTGTAAAGTGAGTCTTGAAGGTTCAAGAGAAGGAAGTACGAAAGGTCCATTGTCAATTGCTGCTGAGATATTTGAGTTAACTCcagctttggttgttgttgaagTTAAGAAGAAAGGAGGTGACAAAATGGAgtatgatgagttttgtaaCAAGGAACTCAAACCGAAATTGCAGAATTTATCTTCGGAAAATGGCGAATTGGTTTCTTGTTCGCGTTCTTTGCCAGATTTTTTACTTTCTGATACTGAGTAG